In a single window of the Elaeis guineensis isolate ETL-2024a chromosome 4, EG11, whole genome shotgun sequence genome:
- the LOC105044104 gene encoding LOW QUALITY PROTEIN: uncharacterized protein (The sequence of the model RefSeq protein was modified relative to this genomic sequence to represent the inferred CDS: inserted 6 bases in 4 codons), translating into MELNVPPPFRIQSSLHPRSAPRHLLPLNLGKHQLXENFRGERVLDSSSFWRAGGGEVGFGMDGGRAIADATSGRMVFEPILEEGVFRFDCSGNDRDAAFPSISFVDPKARETPIMVHKVPEYIPMFQRIYGQQTVKIQLPSGSSLYGTGEASGQLERTGKRIFTWNTIAWDFGLGTTSMYQSHPWVLALLPDGKALGVLADTTWRCEVDLREDSTIKFXAMGVYPVITFGPFERPTDVLMSLSHAIGTIFMPPKWSLGYHQCHWSYDSAAKVLKVARTFREKHIPCDVIWMDIDYMDGFRCFTFDKEHFPDPKSMVNDLHAIGFKAIWMLDPGIKHEKGYFVYDSGSQSDVWILKADGKPFVGEVWPGPCAFPDFTQEKARFWWANLVRNFMSNGVDGIWNDMNEPAVFKSVTKTMPESNIHRGDTELGGCQNHTHYHNVYGMLMARSTYEGMKMASGTNRPFVLTRAWFIGSQRYAATWTGDNLSNWEHLHMSIPMVLQLPLSGPDIGGFGGNATPKLFGRWMAVGALFPFCHGHSESGTIDHEPWSFGEECEEVCRLGLMRRYRLKPHIYSLFYMAHTKGTPVAAPTFFADPRDSHLMAVENSFLLGPLLICASTVPEQCSHELSHVLPNGIWLRFDFGDAHPDLPTFYLQGGSIIPTGPPLHHVGEAKPTDEISLIIALDKDGKAEGVLFEDDGDGYEYTQGNYLLTYYVAELHSSLLKVKVSKTEGSWKRPKRVLHAQVLLGGGAMIDAPGVDXTMPPESEVSNLVAASENQYRMLLEKAKCIPDVDRLCIELSKTPVELKSCDWVLKVVPWIGGRIISMTHLPSGTQWLHSRVEVDGYQEYSGTEYRSAGCSEEYKVVERNLEQSGEEESLCLEGDIGGGLILQRQISIPEDDRKVIQIDSRITAQNVGAGSGGFSRLVCLRVHPTFTLLQPTEVLVVFDSVDGSKHEIGPESGEQSFEGNLLPNGEWTLVDKCAGLSLVNRFDPSQVNKCMVHWGSGTANLELRSEEXLRFCHEYEVKQNL; encoded by the exons ATGGAATTAAATGTTCCACCACCTTTCAGAATCCAATCCTCCCTCCATCCAAGAAGTGCTCCTCGCCATCTACTTCCTTTAAATCTCGGGAAGCATCAAT CAGAGAATTTTAGAGGAGAGCGAGTTCTTGATTCCAGCAGTTTTTGGCGTGCAGGAGGTGGAGAAGTGGGTTTTGGGATGGACGGAGGGAGGGCCATCGCGGATGCCACCTCCGGGCGGATGGTCTTTGAGCCCATCCTTGAAGAGGGGGTTTTCCGGTTCGATTGCTCGGGGAATGACAGAGATGCGGCCTTTCCAAGCATTTCTTTTGTTGATCCTAAGGCAAGGGAGACGCCGATCATGGTTCATAAGGTGCCGGAGTATATCCCTATGTTTCAACGTATTTATGGACAACAGACGGTCAAGATTCAG CTGCCTTCTGGATCATCCTTGTATGGAACCGGAGAAGCAAGCGGGCAGCTTGAGCGGACAGGCAAGCGG ATTTTTACATGGAACACGATTGCATGGGATTTTGGTCTAGGAACCACGTCCATGTATCAGTCACATCCTTGGGTTCTAGCTCTTCTACCAGATGGAAAGGCATTGGGTGTTCTTGCTGACACAACTTGGCGTTGTGAG gtTGACTTACGGGAAGATTCCACGATAAAGT GTGCAATGGGTGTTTACCCTGTAATCACATTTGGCCCATTTGAGAGACCTACTGATGTCCTGATGTCGCTGTCTCATGCAATCG GAACCATTTTTATGCCTCCAAAATGGTCACTTGGATATCATCAATGTCATTGGAGCTATGACTCTGCTGCAAAAGTTCTTAAG GTTGCCAGAACATTTCGAGAGAAACACATACCTTGTGATGTCATATGGATGGACATTGACTATATGGATGGCTTTCGATGTTTTACATTTGACAAA GAACACTTCCCTGATCCAAAATCCATGGTAAACGACCTTCATGCCATTGGTTTCAAAGCAATCTGGATGCTTGATCCTGGGATTAAACATGAAAAGGGTTACTTTGTCTATGATAGTGGTTCTCAAAGTGATGTCTGGATACTAAAAGCGGACGGGAAGCCTTTTGTTG GGGAAGTGTGGCCCGGCCCCTGTGCTTTTCCTGATTTCACACAAGAAAAAGCACGTTTCTGGTGGGCTAATCTAGTGAGGAACTTCATGTCTAATGGAGTCGATGGAATATGGAATGATATGAATGAGCCTGCTGTTTTCAAG TCGGTAACAAAAACAATGCCAGAGAGCAACATTCACAGAGGAGATACTGAACTTGGTGGTTGCCAAAATCACACTCATTATCACAAT GTTTATGGCATGCTGATGGCAAGATCAACTTATGAGGGAATGAAAATGGCTAGTGGGACTAATCGACCATTTGTTCTCACcagagcttggttcataggaaGTCAACGTTATGCTGCAACCTGGACTGGAGATAACCTATCAAACTGGGAGCACCTACATATGAGTATACCTATGGTGCTTCAATTG CCATTGTCAGGACCGGATATTGGTGGGTTTGGTGGAAATGCAACTCCAAAACTTTTCGGCCGATGGATGGCAGTAGGTGCTTTGTTTCCCTTTTGTCATGGGCATTCTGAGTCTGGGACCATCGACCACGAACCATGGTCTTTTGGAGAAGAG TGTGAAGAAGTATGCCGCCTTGGATTGATGAGGCGCTATCGGCTTAAACCACACATATATAGTCTTTTCTATATGGCTCATACAAAGGGAACTCCTGTTGCGGCTCCCACTTTTTTTGCTG ATCCACGAGATTCTCACTTGATGGCAGTTGAAAATTCCTTTCTGCTGGGACCGCTTTTAATTTGTGCCAG CACTGTACCTGAGCAATGTTCACATGAACTGTCACATGTGCTGCCAAATGGAATCTGGTTGCGCTTTGATTTTGGTGATGCACATCCA GATTTGCCAACTTTCTATCTGCAAGGTGGTTCAATTATCCCTACAGGTCCTCCTCTTCATCATGTCGGCGAGGCAAAACCAACTGATGAGATATCACTCATTATTGCTTTAGACAAAGATG GAAAAGCTGAAGGTGTTCTCTTCGAAGATGATGGTGATGGATATGAGTACACTCAAGGGAATTATCTCTTAACGTATTATGTTGCTGAACTGCATTCTTCACTGCTAAAGGTTAAAGTATCCAAAACTGAAGGATCATGGAAGAGGCCTAAACGTGTCCTCCATGCACAAGTACTGCTGGGAGGAGGTGCCATG ATTGATGCACCGGGTGTTGA TACCATGCCTCCAGAATCTGAAGTGTCTAACTTGGTAGCAGCCAGTGAAAATCAGTACCGTATGCTCTTGG AAAAGGCGAAGTGTATCCCTGATGTAGATAGGCTTTGCATTGAGCTCTCGAAGACCCCTGTTGAACTAAAGAGTTGTGACTGGGTTCTTAAAGTGGTTCCTTGGATTGGGGGTCGAATTATCTCTATGACGCATCTTCCTTCTG GCACCCAATGGCTTCACAGCAGAGTTGAAGTTGATGGATATCAAGAATACAGTGGCACTGAATACCGGTCTGCTGGATGCTCGGAGGAATATAAGGTTGTGGA GAGAAATCTTGAACAATCAGGAGAAGAGGAATCACTTTGCTTGGAAGGGGATATTGGTGGCGGGTTAATTCTCCAGCGCCAGATATCTATTCCAGAAGATGATCGAAAGGTTAtccaaattgattctagaattacAGCCCAAAATGTGGGAGCTGGTTCTGGTGGATTTTCAAGGTT GGTTTGTTTGCGCGTGCACCCAACGTTCACTCTTCTGCAGCCGACTGAAGTTTTGGTTGTATTCGATTCCGTTGATGGTTCAAAGCATGAAATAGGCCCTGAATCTGGAGAGCAATCATTTGAAGGGAATCTCCTCCCAAATG GGGAATGGACGCTGGTTGACAAATGTGCAGGACTGAGTCTCGTCAATCGCTTTGACCCAAGTCAGGTAAACAAATGCATGGTGCACTGGGGATCTGGAACAGCTAATCTAGAGTTGCGGTCTGAAGA ATTGAGGTTTTGTCATGAATATGAGGTGAAGCAAAATTTGTAA
- the LOC105044008 gene encoding wall-associated receptor kinase 17 isoform X2, which translates to MVVLPLFMLQVLWLVPPSSSNMLDPSVLQGNAPQCYNQTGIQIQYPFGGVGNGSIGLTPLAGFEIECNGSLPKLKLGSDRYPLLNLSLDDGYVRIVGQVLASRCPDNSSGHSLGPYHVPDLTDTPYTFSAARNKFTATGCDAMALIHGSGNKRVSSGCVSFCADLVTVTPGVCSGVGCCQAPVPPGLKSFQLEFSSVRNLSGSTNESAKLPCSKAFIVDKAWYNFTRDDLRGNPGDEYRPVFLDWAIGNQKCQEVIRRNDTDYACKDNSHCIDSPDVAGYRCSCDHGYIGNPYSSGGCKDIDECAHPDTNPCARKCTNTKGSYKCSCPRGTRGDGLKTGTGCERIAPLDIALAVGLVSLVVLFVVSFWVYWGLKKRRIRKLKQTYFFQNGGLLLHQRIASRQETAKIFSSEELETATDNFNENRVVGRGGYGTVYKGVLADGRVVAIKKSKLVDETQIEQFINEVVILSQINHRNVVKLLGCCLETQVPLLVYEFISNGTLFHHIHDKSTSSMSWENLLRIAVETAGALAYLHSAASIPIIHRDIKSANILLDENYTAKVSDFGASRTEEGRNLASHFVTLEENHRLLEAVDGQIVNEAGERHLFVVAQLAKRCLSLKGEERPTMKEVAVELDALRRLMKLHFVPKSHDELSPGTYPNPHNSGTMGQCSMEDSLLLSMEFPR; encoded by the exons ATGGTTGTTCTGCCTCTATTCATGCTGCAGGTTCTATGGCTGGTACCACCTTCATCCTCCAATATGCTGGATCCCTCGGTGCTGCAGGGAAACGCGCCTCAGTGCTACAACCAGACCGGTATCCAAATCCAATACCCATTCGGCGGGGTAGGCAACGGCAGCATCGGCCTTACTCCCCTCGCCGGTTTCGAGATCGAATGCAATGGAAGCCTGCCCaagctgaagctcggcagtgacCGCTACCCGCTGCTGAACCTATCGCTGGACGACGGCTACGTCCGGATCGTCGGCCAGGTACTTGCATCACGGTGCCCCGACAACTCCTCCGGCCACAGTCTCGGGCCCTACCACGTCCCCGATCTGACGGATACCCCCTACACGTTCTCTGCCGCGAGGAACAAATTCACGGCCACCGGGTGCGACGCCATGGCCCTGATCCACGGGTCAGGCAACAAGCGAGTAAGCAGCGGGTGCGTGTCCTTCTGCGCGGACCTAGTGACCGTTACCCCAGGTGTATGCTCTGGCGTGGGGTGCTGCCAGGCGCCGGTGCCCCCCGGGCTCAAGAGTTTCCAGTTGGAGTTCAGCAGCGTAAGAAACCTCAGCGGGTCGACGAACGAGTCGGCGAAGCTGCCGTGCAGCAAGGCGTTCATCGTGGACAAGGCCTGGTACAATTTCACCCGGGACGATCTAAGGGGGAACCCGGGTGACGAGTACAGGCCCGTGTTTCTGGACTGGGCGATCGGGAACCAGAAGTGCCAGGAGGTGATCAGGAGGAACGACACGGACTACGCGTGCAAGGACAACAGCCACTGTATAGATTCGCCGGATGTAGCCGGCTACCGCTGCAGCTGCGATCATGGCTACATCGGCAACCCGTACAGTTCGGGTGGATGCAAAG ACATCGACGAATGCGCTCATCCGGACACCAACCCTTGTGCGCGGAAATGCACCAACACGAAAGGGAGCTATAAATGCAGTTGCCCACGAGGAACGAGGGGTGATGGTTTGAAAACAGGCACTGGCTGCGAGAGGATCGCGCCACTGGATATTGCTTTAG CTGTGGGGCTGGTTTCCTTGGTTGTTCTTTTCGTAGTAAGCTTCTGGGTGTACTGGGGACTGAAGAAAAGAAGGATCAGAAAGCTCAAGCAGACGTACTTCTTTCAAAATGGGGGCTTATTATTGCACCAACGCATCGCCTCGCGCCAAGAGACTGCAAAGATATTTAGCTCAGAGGAACTTGAAACGGCTACTGACAATTTCAATGAGAACCGAGTGGTTGGCCGAGGAGGATATGGTACCGTCTACAAAGGTGTGTTAGCAGATGGAAGAGTTGTGGCCATCAAGAAGTCCAAACTAGTGGATGAGACACAGATCGAGCAATTCATAAATGAGGTGGTCATTCTTTCTCAAATCAATCACAGGAATGTTGTCAAGCTATTGGGTTGTTGTCTGGAGACCCAAGTTCCATTGCTGGTTTATGAATTCATATCCAATGGAACCCTTTTCCATCATATTCATGACAAGAGCACCTCTTCAATGTCATGGGAGAACCTTTTGAGGATTGCTGTGGAAACTGCAGGGGCACTTGCCTATTTACACTCTGCTGCCTCCATACCAATCATTCATAGGGATATCAAGTCGGCAAACATACTCTTGGATGAAAATTACACAGCAAAAGTATCAGACTTTGGAGCTTCAAG GACAGAAGAAGGGAGAAATTTAGCTTCGCATTTTGTTACGTTAGAAGAGAATCATCGCCTATTAGAAGCAGTGGATGGTCAAATAGTAAATGAGGCTGGAGAAAGGCACCTCTTTGTGGTTGCTCAGCTTGCGAAGAGATGCTTGAGCCTGAAAGGTGAAGAAAGACCAACAATGAAAGAAGTGGCTGTGGAGCTTGATGCATTAAGAAGGCTCATGAAGCTGCACTTTGTTCCAAAGAGCCATGATGAGTTGTCACCAGGCACTTATCCGAATCCACACAACAGTGGTACAATGGGACAGTGTAGCATGGAGGACAGTCTATTATTGTCAATGGAATTCCCACGTTGA
- the LOC105044008 gene encoding wall-associated receptor kinase 17 isoform X1, whose product MVVLPLFMLQVLWLVPPSSSNMLDPSVLQGNAPQCYNQTGIQIQYPFGGVGNGSIGLTPLAGFEIECNGSLPKLKLGSDRYPLLNLSLDDGYVRIVGQVLASRCPDNSSGHSLGPYHVPDLTDTPYTFSAARNKFTATGCDAMALIHGSGNKRVSSGCVSFCADLVTVTPGVCSGVGCCQAPVPPGLKSFQLEFSSVRNLSGSTNESAKLPCSKAFIVDKAWYNFTRDDLRGNPGDEYRPVFLDWAIGNQKCQEVIRRNDTDYACKDNSHCIDSPDVAGYRCSCDHGYIGNPYSSGGCKDIDECAHPDTNPCARKCTNTKGSYKCSCPRGTRGDGLKTGTGCERIAPLDIALAVGLVSLVVLFVVSFWVYWGLKKRRIRKLKQTYFFQNGGLLLHQRIASRQETAKIFSSEELETATDNFNENRVVGRGGYGTVYKGVLADGRVVAIKKSKLVDETQIEQFINEVVILSQINHRNVVKLLGCCLETQVPLLVYEFISNGTLFHHIHDKSTSSMSWENLLRIAVETAGALAYLHSAASIPIIHRDIKSANILLDENYTAKVSDFGASRLVPYDQTHITTLVQGTLGYLDPEYFHTSQLTDKSDVYSFGVVLVELLTKEKVISFCRTEEGRNLASHFVTLEENHRLLEAVDGQIVNEAGERHLFVVAQLAKRCLSLKGEERPTMKEVAVELDALRRLMKLHFVPKSHDELSPGTYPNPHNSGTMGQCSMEDSLLLSMEFPR is encoded by the exons ATGGTTGTTCTGCCTCTATTCATGCTGCAGGTTCTATGGCTGGTACCACCTTCATCCTCCAATATGCTGGATCCCTCGGTGCTGCAGGGAAACGCGCCTCAGTGCTACAACCAGACCGGTATCCAAATCCAATACCCATTCGGCGGGGTAGGCAACGGCAGCATCGGCCTTACTCCCCTCGCCGGTTTCGAGATCGAATGCAATGGAAGCCTGCCCaagctgaagctcggcagtgacCGCTACCCGCTGCTGAACCTATCGCTGGACGACGGCTACGTCCGGATCGTCGGCCAGGTACTTGCATCACGGTGCCCCGACAACTCCTCCGGCCACAGTCTCGGGCCCTACCACGTCCCCGATCTGACGGATACCCCCTACACGTTCTCTGCCGCGAGGAACAAATTCACGGCCACCGGGTGCGACGCCATGGCCCTGATCCACGGGTCAGGCAACAAGCGAGTAAGCAGCGGGTGCGTGTCCTTCTGCGCGGACCTAGTGACCGTTACCCCAGGTGTATGCTCTGGCGTGGGGTGCTGCCAGGCGCCGGTGCCCCCCGGGCTCAAGAGTTTCCAGTTGGAGTTCAGCAGCGTAAGAAACCTCAGCGGGTCGACGAACGAGTCGGCGAAGCTGCCGTGCAGCAAGGCGTTCATCGTGGACAAGGCCTGGTACAATTTCACCCGGGACGATCTAAGGGGGAACCCGGGTGACGAGTACAGGCCCGTGTTTCTGGACTGGGCGATCGGGAACCAGAAGTGCCAGGAGGTGATCAGGAGGAACGACACGGACTACGCGTGCAAGGACAACAGCCACTGTATAGATTCGCCGGATGTAGCCGGCTACCGCTGCAGCTGCGATCATGGCTACATCGGCAACCCGTACAGTTCGGGTGGATGCAAAG ACATCGACGAATGCGCTCATCCGGACACCAACCCTTGTGCGCGGAAATGCACCAACACGAAAGGGAGCTATAAATGCAGTTGCCCACGAGGAACGAGGGGTGATGGTTTGAAAACAGGCACTGGCTGCGAGAGGATCGCGCCACTGGATATTGCTTTAG CTGTGGGGCTGGTTTCCTTGGTTGTTCTTTTCGTAGTAAGCTTCTGGGTGTACTGGGGACTGAAGAAAAGAAGGATCAGAAAGCTCAAGCAGACGTACTTCTTTCAAAATGGGGGCTTATTATTGCACCAACGCATCGCCTCGCGCCAAGAGACTGCAAAGATATTTAGCTCAGAGGAACTTGAAACGGCTACTGACAATTTCAATGAGAACCGAGTGGTTGGCCGAGGAGGATATGGTACCGTCTACAAAGGTGTGTTAGCAGATGGAAGAGTTGTGGCCATCAAGAAGTCCAAACTAGTGGATGAGACACAGATCGAGCAATTCATAAATGAGGTGGTCATTCTTTCTCAAATCAATCACAGGAATGTTGTCAAGCTATTGGGTTGTTGTCTGGAGACCCAAGTTCCATTGCTGGTTTATGAATTCATATCCAATGGAACCCTTTTCCATCATATTCATGACAAGAGCACCTCTTCAATGTCATGGGAGAACCTTTTGAGGATTGCTGTGGAAACTGCAGGGGCACTTGCCTATTTACACTCTGCTGCCTCCATACCAATCATTCATAGGGATATCAAGTCGGCAAACATACTCTTGGATGAAAATTACACAGCAAAAGTATCAGACTTTGGAGCTTCAAGGTTGGTTCCCTATGATCAGACTCACATAACCACTCTTGTGCAAGGGACACTCGGATACTTGGATCCTGAATACTTTCATACGAGCCAATTAACAGATAAGAGTGATGTTTATAGCTTCGGTGTAGTTCTTGTGGAGCTATTGACCAAAGAAAAAGTGATATCTTTTTGTAGGACAGAAGAAGGGAGAAATTTAGCTTCGCATTTTGTTACGTTAGAAGAGAATCATCGCCTATTAGAAGCAGTGGATGGTCAAATAGTAAATGAGGCTGGAGAAAGGCACCTCTTTGTGGTTGCTCAGCTTGCGAAGAGATGCTTGAGCCTGAAAGGTGAAGAAAGACCAACAATGAAAGAAGTGGCTGTGGAGCTTGATGCATTAAGAAGGCTCATGAAGCTGCACTTTGTTCCAAAGAGCCATGATGAGTTGTCACCAGGCACTTATCCGAATCCACACAACAGTGGTACAATGGGACAGTGTAGCATGGAGGACAGTCTATTATTGTCAATGGAATTCCCACGTTGA